Proteins found in one Thunnus maccoyii chromosome 5, fThuMac1.1, whole genome shotgun sequence genomic segment:
- the si:ch211-236l14.4 gene encoding SITS-binding protein isoform X2 has translation MPHARNRNPSPIPEVTWDTGLKEMNETWKGAIACLGVAVFFVMTIGIIYWQVVDQPNKNWILRGTFSGLIWERRTHSLVIQTLTEDNTYVEIDVGNVGNPDIEVPFVRNLCWLNKTEFCYTWDSVAEVKISLEVNEETETECYSMTWTPVHCHVELKDCFSMTNVSWYGGASVRGQTWPINDQNATMQPFIVSDLKDNPSGFGSALERYFLGSSGVAVLVSPDIPLQLGVDSRQQFCLQSLPSMERLPLQYSVCVAHNVKAAHQEAVKQLSQHSRELPNMKALWLPFWKLLTNVDSGPKVERELRTFSNRLRRHHLGEGVISLNEHSTNLLSDMDHDYLNSRKRGMSKRLTRDLPLVKLLNISISLSPFLGVDTTQFHTSLMDGTEAYWLSLPSAPQGHLIPVMSQWRGRFCVKLNITNPGAVSWFLDGVGSLEAHLGMEYIMLEGGEGNPFEEQALRAPHALGGDKYISLLADLATKIGDSTIMTAGTRSSHKPLFVRMTPLQSDWSPMGLKGIIPSLLHHTLLGYNFLIPDAVALCLETWSQMKSCSSVGLRLQLFSLLSASTHHHGSTERIGC, from the exons ATGCCCCACGCTCGAAATAGGAACCCTAGCCCCATCCCAGAGGTAACATGGGACACGGGATTGAAGGAGATGAACGAGACCTGGAAAGGAGCTATAGCTTGTCTCGGGGTGGCCGTCTTTTTTGTAATGACCATCGGAATCATATACTGGCAAGTTGTGGATCAGCCTAACAAAAACTGGATCCTCAGGGGGACTTTTAGCGGACTGATCTGGGAGAGAAGAACCCACTCCTTGGTCATACAGACCTTGACGGAGGACAACACCTATGTGGAAATTGACGTCGGGAATGTGGGGAACCCCGACATTGAGGTTCCCTTCGTGAGGAACCTGTGCTGGCTGAATAAAACGGAGTTCTGCTATACGTGGGACTCGGTGGCCGAGGTGAAGATCTCGCTGGAGGTGAATGAAGAGACGGAGACGGAGTGCTACAGTATGACTTGGACGCCGGTGCACTGTCATGTGGAGTTGAAG GACTGTTTCTCCATGACCAACGTGTCCTGGTACGGTGGCGCCAGTGTCCGGGGTCAGACCTGGCCTATCAACGACCAGAACGCCACCATGCAGCCCTTCATTGTCAGTGATCTGAAGGACAATCCCTCTGGCTTTGGCTCGGCTCTGGAACGCTACTTCCTGGGCTCATCAG GTGTTGCAGTGCTGGTATCTCCTGATATACCCCTGCAGCTGGGAGTGGACAGCAGACAGCAATTCTGCCTGCAGTCACTGCCTAGTATGGAGCGTCTCCCTCTACAGTACTCAGTGTGTGTGGCCCACAACGTGAAAGCCGCGCACCAGGAAGCAGTGAAACAGCTCTCACAGCACAGCAGGGAGCTGCCTAACATGAAGGCACTGTG GTTGCCGTTTTGGAAGCTGCTCACCAATGTGGATTCAGGGCCGAAGGTGGAGAGGGAGCTGAGGACCTTCTCTAATCGTCTGAGGAGACACCATTTGGGGGAGGGAGTCATCAGCCTCAATGAACATTCCACCAACCTCCTCTCTGATATG gacCATGACTACCTCAACAGCAGGAAAAGGGGGATGTCCAAGAGACTGACCAGGGACCTCCCACTTGTCAAGCTTCTTAACATTTCCATCTCCCTGTCCCCTTTCCTGGGCGTGGACACCACGCAGTTCCACACCTCTCTCATGGACGGCACTGAGGCCTACTGGCTCAGTCTCCCCTCAGCCCCTCAGGGACACCTG ATCCCTGTGATGAGTCAGTGGCGAGGGAGGTTCTGTGTAAAGCTGAACATCACAAACCCAGGAGCCGTGAGCTGGTTCCTGGATGGAGTGGGATCCCTGGAGGCCCACTTGGGGATGGAGTACATCATGCTTGAGGGGGGCGAGGGGAATCCATTTGAGGAGCAGGCCCTGCGGGCACCACATGCTCTAGGTGGAGACAAGTACATCAGCCTGCTGGCCGACCTGGCCACCAAGATCGGAGACTCCACCATTATGACAGCAGGGACCCG GTCGAGCCACAAGCCGCTGTTTGTGAGGATGACCCCCTTGCAGTCCGACTGGAGCCCAATGGGCCTGAAGGGCATCATTCCCTCCCTGCTGCACCACACTCTGCTGGGATACAACTTCCTCATTCCTGATGCA GTGGCTCTCTGTCTGGAGACCTGGTCACAGATGAAGAGTTGTTCATCCGTTGGCTTGAGATTGCAGCTTTTCTCCCTGTTATCAGCTTCCACACACCACCATGGGTCTACGGAGAGGATCGG GTGCTAA
- the si:ch211-236l14.4 gene encoding SITS-binding protein isoform X1 has translation MPHARNRNPSPIPEVTWDTGLKEMNETWKGAIACLGVAVFFVMTIGIIYWQVVDQPNKNWILRGTFSGLIWERRTHSLVIQTLTEDNTYVEIDVGNVGNPDIEVPFVRNLCWLNKTEFCYTWDSVAEVKISLEVNEETETECYSMTWTPVHCHVELKDCFSMTNVSWYGGASVRGQTWPINDQNATMQPFIVSDLKDNPSGFGSALERYFLGSSGVAVLVSPDIPLQLGVDSRQQFCLQSLPSMERLPLQYSVCVAHNVKAAHQEAVKQLSQHSRELPNMKALWLPFWKLLTNVDSGPKVERELRTFSNRLRRHHLGEGVISLNEHSTNLLSDMDHDYLNSRKRGMSKRLTRDLPLVKLLNISISLSPFLGVDTTQFHTSLMDGTEAYWLSLPSAPQGHLIPVMSQWRGRFCVKLNITNPGAVSWFLDGVGSLEAHLGMEYIMLEGGEGNPFEEQALRAPHALGGDKYISLLADLATKIGDSTIMTAGTRSSHKPLFVRMTPLQSDWSPMGLKGIIPSLLHHTLLGYNFLIPDAVGGSLSGDLVTDEELFIRWLEIAAFLPVISFHTPPWVYGEDRVLNLTQTYITKHQRDVVPLIEKYADEWQMTGNPIYRPMWWLSPSDPMTFTINDQFLIGDEVLVAPVVEKGAVQRDIYLPDGGFQWQDSQNAQVFDGGTFLQDYPVPLEEVAVFLRRS, from the exons ATGCCCCACGCTCGAAATAGGAACCCTAGCCCCATCCCAGAGGTAACATGGGACACGGGATTGAAGGAGATGAACGAGACCTGGAAAGGAGCTATAGCTTGTCTCGGGGTGGCCGTCTTTTTTGTAATGACCATCGGAATCATATACTGGCAAGTTGTGGATCAGCCTAACAAAAACTGGATCCTCAGGGGGACTTTTAGCGGACTGATCTGGGAGAGAAGAACCCACTCCTTGGTCATACAGACCTTGACGGAGGACAACACCTATGTGGAAATTGACGTCGGGAATGTGGGGAACCCCGACATTGAGGTTCCCTTCGTGAGGAACCTGTGCTGGCTGAATAAAACGGAGTTCTGCTATACGTGGGACTCGGTGGCCGAGGTGAAGATCTCGCTGGAGGTGAATGAAGAGACGGAGACGGAGTGCTACAGTATGACTTGGACGCCGGTGCACTGTCATGTGGAGTTGAAG GACTGTTTCTCCATGACCAACGTGTCCTGGTACGGTGGCGCCAGTGTCCGGGGTCAGACCTGGCCTATCAACGACCAGAACGCCACCATGCAGCCCTTCATTGTCAGTGATCTGAAGGACAATCCCTCTGGCTTTGGCTCGGCTCTGGAACGCTACTTCCTGGGCTCATCAG GTGTTGCAGTGCTGGTATCTCCTGATATACCCCTGCAGCTGGGAGTGGACAGCAGACAGCAATTCTGCCTGCAGTCACTGCCTAGTATGGAGCGTCTCCCTCTACAGTACTCAGTGTGTGTGGCCCACAACGTGAAAGCCGCGCACCAGGAAGCAGTGAAACAGCTCTCACAGCACAGCAGGGAGCTGCCTAACATGAAGGCACTGTG GTTGCCGTTTTGGAAGCTGCTCACCAATGTGGATTCAGGGCCGAAGGTGGAGAGGGAGCTGAGGACCTTCTCTAATCGTCTGAGGAGACACCATTTGGGGGAGGGAGTCATCAGCCTCAATGAACATTCCACCAACCTCCTCTCTGATATG gacCATGACTACCTCAACAGCAGGAAAAGGGGGATGTCCAAGAGACTGACCAGGGACCTCCCACTTGTCAAGCTTCTTAACATTTCCATCTCCCTGTCCCCTTTCCTGGGCGTGGACACCACGCAGTTCCACACCTCTCTCATGGACGGCACTGAGGCCTACTGGCTCAGTCTCCCCTCAGCCCCTCAGGGACACCTG ATCCCTGTGATGAGTCAGTGGCGAGGGAGGTTCTGTGTAAAGCTGAACATCACAAACCCAGGAGCCGTGAGCTGGTTCCTGGATGGAGTGGGATCCCTGGAGGCCCACTTGGGGATGGAGTACATCATGCTTGAGGGGGGCGAGGGGAATCCATTTGAGGAGCAGGCCCTGCGGGCACCACATGCTCTAGGTGGAGACAAGTACATCAGCCTGCTGGCCGACCTGGCCACCAAGATCGGAGACTCCACCATTATGACAGCAGGGACCCG GTCGAGCCACAAGCCGCTGTTTGTGAGGATGACCCCCTTGCAGTCCGACTGGAGCCCAATGGGCCTGAAGGGCATCATTCCCTCCCTGCTGCACCACACTCTGCTGGGATACAACTTCCTCATTCCTGATGCAGTAG GTGGCTCTCTGTCTGGAGACCTGGTCACAGATGAAGAGTTGTTCATCCGTTGGCTTGAGATTGCAGCTTTTCTCCCTGTTATCAGCTTCCACACACCACCATGGGTCTACGGAGAGGATCGG GTGCTAAACCTAACTCAGACCTACATAACAAAGCACCAGAGGGATGTGGTCCCACTCATAGAAAAGTATGCAGATGAGTGGCAGATGACAGGAAACCCCATCTACCGGCCGATGTGGTGGCTCAGTCCCAGTGACCCCATGACCTTCACCATCAATGACCAGTTCCTCATCGGAGACGAG GTCCTGGTAGCGCCAGTGGTGGAGAAGGGAGCAGTGCAGAGGGATATTTATTTGCCTGACGGAGGCTTCCAGTGGCAGGACAGCCAGAACGCTCAGGTGTTCGATGGGGGGACGTTTCTACAGGACTACCCCGTGCCCCTGGAGGAGGTGGCCGTTTTCTTACGGAGAAGCTGA